The following are from one region of the Capsicum annuum cultivar UCD-10X-F1 chromosome 1, UCD10Xv1.1, whole genome shotgun sequence genome:
- the LOC107864670 gene encoding brassinosteroid-responsive RING protein 1, whose product MGFPVGYSDLFLPKLLVHLLTLLGLMRKFLCTVFTIFGLEDFLEPEMSFQTRTDSDSELHSVSAVLIRELLPVVKFSELGAIDPPESCAVCLFEFDGDDEIRRLTNCRHIFHRNCLDRWMDHDQKTCPLCRTPFIPDDMQESFNERLWLASGISDFYGEYSPVAAGL is encoded by the coding sequence ATGGGTTTTCCGGTAGGTTATTCGGATTTATTTCTACCCAAATTACTCGTCCACTTACTAACACTACTCGGTCTGATGAGAAAATTCCTTTGCACGGTTTTCACCATTTTCGGACTGGAAGACTTTCTCGAACCCGAAATGTCATTCCAAACCCGAACCGACTCAGACTCGGAGCTCCACTCAGTATCCGCCGTACTGATCCGGGAGCTACTCCCGGTGGTTAAATTCTCCGAGCTCGGAGCAATTGATCCACCGGAGAGCTGTGCAGTTTGCTTGTTTGAATTCGACGGTGACGATGAGATTCGACGACTGACGAATTGCAGGCATATTTTCCATCGGAATTGTTTGGACCGTTGGATGGATCATGATCAGAAGACGTGTCCACTTTGTCGAACGCCGTTTATACCTGATGATATGCAAGAGAGTTTCAATGAGAGATTATGGTTGGCTTCCGGCATTTCTGATTTTTACGGCGAGTATTCTCCGGTCGCCGCCGGTTTGTAG